One window of Mediterraneibacter gnavus ATCC 29149 genomic DNA carries:
- the add gene encoding adenosine deaminase, with translation MTGKNRLPRLDLHCHLDGSLSQGCIEELLGRSVKLEELQADMDCQSLAEYLEKFEIPLECLQTEKGLERAGYDLMKSAASDQVDYIEARFAPLFSGQRGLSTEQVIESVLRGMEQGKKEFDIDYGVIVCAMRHEKEEANLQMLKAAREFLGNGVCAADLAGNEAAFPMSQFMNLFAEVKRMEMPFTLHAGECGSVQNILDAVQCGASRVGHGIALRGQKEAIRICRDRHIGIEMCPLSNMQTKAVKDPADYPIQEFLRENLLVTINTDNRMVSQTTLEKEFAFLREQYAVTREQEVQMTKNAIEVAFASDEVKAQLWKAMEL, from the coding sequence ATGACGGGAAAAAACAGACTTCCCAGGCTGGATCTGCACTGTCATCTGGATGGATCCTTAAGTCAGGGATGTATTGAAGAACTTCTGGGAAGAAGTGTAAAACTGGAAGAGCTGCAGGCAGATATGGATTGTCAGAGTCTGGCAGAATATCTGGAGAAATTTGAGATTCCGCTGGAATGTCTGCAGACAGAAAAGGGGCTTGAGCGAGCCGGTTATGATTTGATGAAAAGTGCCGCATCAGACCAGGTCGATTATATCGAGGCACGGTTTGCACCGCTTTTTTCCGGACAGAGAGGTCTGTCTACAGAGCAGGTCATTGAGTCTGTACTGCGGGGAATGGAGCAGGGCAAGAAGGAATTTGACATTGATTATGGTGTGATTGTGTGTGCCATGCGCCATGAGAAGGAAGAGGCAAATCTACAGATGTTAAAAGCTGCGAGAGAGTTTCTTGGAAACGGTGTCTGTGCAGCGGATCTGGCAGGAAATGAAGCGGCATTTCCGATGTCGCAGTTTATGAACCTGTTTGCGGAAGTAAAACGGATGGAGATGCCGTTCACACTTCATGCAGGTGAGTGCGGCAGTGTGCAGAATATTCTGGATGCAGTGCAGTGCGGTGCTTCCAGAGTGGGCCATGGAATTGCGCTTCGCGGGCAGAAAGAAGCAATCCGGATCTGCAGAGACAGACACATTGGAATCGAGATGTGTCCGCTCAGCAATATGCAGACAAAAGCGGTAAAGGATCCTGCGGATTATCCCATCCAGGAGTTTTTGCGGGAGAACCTTCTTGTTACGATCAATACGGATAATCGGATGGTCAGCCAGACAACGCTGGAAAAAGAGTTTGCGTTTCTCAGAGAACAGTATGCAGTGACCAGAGAACAAGAAGTGCAGATGACAAAAAATGCCATTGAGGTGGCGTTTGCGTCTGATGAAGTGAAAGCACAGTTGTGGAAGGCGATGGAATTATAA
- a CDS encoding cytidine deaminase yields MKKEFKFGTDLDGKAKEELIRLAYEGKERSYSPYSGFQVGAALLAENGTVYLGCNIENAAYSATNCAERTALFQAVSEGVKEFRAIAIVGGPKGSKKGELCAPCGVCRQVMMEFCDPKEFQIVLEDGNGGCFAKTLEEILPFGFGPANLREEE; encoded by the coding sequence ATGAAAAAAGAATTTAAATTTGGAACAGATCTGGATGGAAAAGCAAAAGAGGAATTGATCCGTCTGGCATATGAGGGAAAAGAGAGATCATACTCTCCTTACTCCGGATTTCAGGTAGGCGCTGCCCTTCTGGCAGAAAACGGAACGGTTTATCTAGGATGTAATATCGAAAATGCGGCATACAGTGCTACAAACTGTGCAGAAAGAACTGCGCTTTTTCAGGCAGTGTCAGAGGGCGTGAAAGAATTTCGGGCGATTGCGATCGTCGGAGGTCCGAAAGGGAGTAAAAAAGGAGAACTTTGTGCGCCTTGTGGAGTATGCCGTCAGGTGATGATGGAATTTTGTGACCCAAAAGAATTTCAGATCGTTCTGGAGGACGGAAACGGTGGATGTTTTGCAAAAACACTGGAAGAGATACTGCCGTTTGGATTTGGACCGGCAAATTTGAGAGAAGAGGAGTGA
- a CDS encoding purine-nucleoside phosphorylase — translation MNQIYEKLVKCADAVKSKIKFQPKVALILGSGLGDYAETMQVEETMEYTEIEGFPVSTVAGHKGRFLFGYVEGVPVVAMQGRVHFYEGYPMQDVVLPVRLMGMLGAKIVMLTNAAGGVNFDFHPGDLMLITDQITTAVPSPLIGSNIEELGVRFPDMSEVYNKELQDVIRKAGTNTGVALKEGVYMQFTGPSYETPAEIRMCRTLGGDAAGMSTACEAMAARHMGMKVCGISCITNLAAGMSTQKLDHKEVQETADRVAEDFKRLVTESIRLIGETLA, via the coding sequence ATGAACCAGATTTATGAAAAATTAGTAAAATGCGCAGATGCAGTGAAAAGTAAAATTAAATTTCAGCCGAAGGTGGCATTGATCTTAGGATCCGGTCTGGGAGACTATGCAGAGACCATGCAGGTGGAAGAGACGATGGAATACACTGAGATTGAAGGATTTCCGGTGTCTACCGTGGCCGGACACAAGGGAAGATTTTTATTTGGTTATGTAGAAGGTGTCCCGGTTGTGGCAATGCAGGGAAGAGTGCATTTCTATGAGGGATACCCGATGCAGGATGTGGTACTTCCGGTACGTCTGATGGGAATGCTGGGAGCAAAAATCGTGATGCTGACCAACGCAGCAGGAGGTGTGAATTTTGACTTTCATCCGGGAGATCTGATGCTGATCACAGATCAGATTACGACAGCGGTTCCGAGCCCTCTGATCGGATCGAATATCGAAGAACTGGGCGTTCGTTTTCCGGATATGAGTGAAGTGTATAACAAAGAATTGCAGGATGTGATCCGCAAAGCCGGGACAAACACAGGTGTTGCTCTTAAGGAAGGTGTTTATATGCAGTTTACAGGTCCAAGCTATGAGACACCGGCAGAGATCAGAATGTGCAGAACACTGGGAGGAGATGCGGCCGGAATGAGCACAGCATGTGAAGCTATGGCAGCAAGACATATGGGAATGAAGGTGTGCGGAATTTCCTGTATCACGAATCTGGCAGCAGGAATGTCCACGCAGAAGCTGGATCACAAAGAAGTACAGGAGACTGCAGACAGAGTGGCAGAGGACTTTAAGCGTCTTGTCACAGAATCGATTCGTCTGATTGGAGAAACTCTGGCGTAG
- a CDS encoding Crp/Fnr family transcriptional regulator encodes MGTDRLYQVLPIMRELKKERREEVEQFFQDAPDWLLDSFRVVELDKNVVFIRENQPVDTVHIIVRGMFKITDYRVYGIAYDFMQFDGINAMGGMELIMDLDTYQATLQTITPCTSIRIPADVYARWLRTDIRALKQEAKIMGHYLYEQGVTSRTYMFVPGTDRVAVLFEHRYKKYAKNGKLTFTNTRQELAEYSGLSVKTVNRAVKKFEEQGLISRSGKTFYIDEGQYEQLHALVSKLIEPLIERGRNDEPDL; translated from the coding sequence ATGGGAACAGATCGTCTATATCAAGTGCTCCCTATTATGCGGGAGCTGAAAAAAGAACGACGGGAAGAGGTTGAACAGTTTTTTCAGGATGCTCCAGATTGGCTGCTGGATTCTTTCCGTGTGGTGGAACTGGATAAAAATGTTGTATTTATCAGAGAAAATCAGCCAGTAGATACCGTACACATTATTGTGAGGGGGATGTTTAAAATCACAGACTACCGGGTATACGGCATTGCCTATGACTTTATGCAGTTTGACGGGATCAATGCCATGGGCGGGATGGAGCTGATCATGGATCTGGATACGTATCAGGCAACCCTGCAGACGATCACACCGTGTACGTCGATCCGCATTCCGGCCGATGTCTATGCAAGGTGGCTTCGCACAGATATCCGTGCGCTGAAGCAGGAAGCCAAGATCATGGGACATTATCTGTATGAGCAGGGAGTGACCAGCCGGACCTATATGTTTGTGCCGGGGACAGACCGGGTGGCGGTTCTTTTTGAACACAGATATAAAAAATATGCAAAAAACGGAAAATTAACATTTACCAATACAAGACAGGAACTGGCAGAATATTCGGGCTTAAGTGTAAAGACCGTGAACCGTGCGGTAAAAAAGTTTGAAGAGCAGGGGCTGATCAGCCGTAGCGGAAAAACATTTTATATTGATGAAGGGCAATATGAGCAGCTTCATGCACTGGTATCCAAATTAATTGAGCCATTGATAGAAAGGGGTCGAAATGATGAACCAGATTTATGA
- a CDS encoding BMP family lipoprotein — translation MKKKILSLLMAATLVVGMTGCVQKPGSEGSDAKDGDKGGKGGYELALITDVGTIDDKSFNQGTWEGLEKYAKDNNLTHKYYKPTEKSDEACMNAIDLAVKGGAKVIATPGFLFEYPIMEAQTKYPDVSFILVDAEPKDKDGNVQIEDNVMSIMYAEEQAGYLAGYAAVTEGYKNLGFMGGIAVPAVIRYGYGFIQGADAAAKDMGLKAGDIKMKYTYVGNFDASPENNAKAAAWYNEGTECIFACGGGVGNSVMKAAETADKVVIGVDVDQSVESETVITSAMKNLGDSIYGALEDYYNDSFQGGKTVTLDASQDGVKLPMETSKFKVFTQEKYDELYAQLKDGTIKVGNDQTAEDATGVPTEVVKVELIK, via the coding sequence ATGAAAAAGAAAATCTTAAGTCTGCTTATGGCAGCAACACTCGTTGTCGGAATGACAGGATGTGTACAGAAACCAGGAAGTGAAGGATCTGATGCAAAAGATGGAGACAAAGGCGGAAAAGGCGGTTATGAGCTGGCACTGATCACAGACGTTGGAACCATTGATGACAAGTCATTTAACCAGGGAACATGGGAAGGACTTGAAAAATACGCAAAAGACAACAACCTGACACACAAATATTACAAACCAACAGAAAAATCTGATGAGGCTTGTATGAATGCCATTGATCTGGCAGTAAAAGGCGGGGCAAAAGTTATTGCAACACCGGGATTCTTGTTTGAGTATCCGATCATGGAGGCACAGACAAAATATCCGGATGTAAGCTTTATCCTTGTAGATGCAGAGCCAAAGGATAAGGACGGAAATGTACAGATCGAAGACAATGTAATGTCTATCATGTATGCGGAAGAGCAGGCCGGATATCTGGCTGGATATGCAGCGGTGACAGAAGGATACAAGAATCTTGGATTTATGGGTGGTATCGCGGTACCTGCGGTTATCCGCTATGGATATGGATTTATCCAGGGAGCAGATGCGGCAGCAAAAGATATGGGACTCAAAGCAGGGGACATCAAAATGAAATATACTTATGTAGGAAACTTTGATGCATCTCCGGAAAACAACGCAAAAGCAGCAGCATGGTACAATGAAGGAACAGAGTGTATCTTTGCATGTGGCGGCGGAGTTGGAAACTCTGTTATGAAAGCGGCAGAGACAGCAGACAAAGTTGTGATCGGTGTAGACGTTGACCAGTCTGTAGAGTCTGAGACAGTCATCACTTCCGCAATGAAGAACCTTGGAGATTCTATTTATGGAGCACTGGAAGATTACTATAATGACAGCTTCCAGGGAGGAAAAACAGTGACTCTGGACGCTTCTCAGGATGGTGTAAAACTTCCAATGGAAACTTCTAAATTTAAAGTATTCACACAGGAAAAATATGATGAACTGTATGCACAGTTAAAAGACGGTACAATTAAAGTTGGAAATGACCAGACAGCAGAGGATGCAACAGGTGTTCCGACAGAAGTTGTAAAAGTAGAGCTGATCAAATAA
- the deoC gene encoding deoxyribose-phosphate aldolase, with the protein MDQKEILKHVDHTQLRAFATWEDIQKLCEEAIEYETASVCIPPCYIKRVHDTYGEKINICTVVGFPLGYSVTEAKAAETKKALEDGASEVDMVVNISDVKNGNYDAVQAEIAALKKITGDKILKVIIETCYLTEEEKIAMCKAVTAAGADYIKTSTGFGTAGATLEDIRLFRENIGPDVKMKAAGGVKTVADMEAFLEAGCDRIGTSSAIQLIQGEQTSGY; encoded by the coding sequence ATGGATCAGAAAGAAATTTTGAAACATGTGGATCACACACAGCTGAGGGCATTTGCCACTTGGGAAGACATTCAGAAATTATGTGAGGAAGCGATCGAATACGAGACAGCTTCTGTATGTATCCCGCCATGCTACATCAAGCGGGTGCATGATACGTATGGAGAGAAGATCAATATTTGTACAGTAGTGGGATTTCCACTGGGGTACAGCGTTACAGAGGCAAAGGCGGCGGAGACAAAAAAAGCACTGGAAGACGGTGCATCTGAAGTAGATATGGTAGTGAATATTTCCGATGTGAAAAACGGAAATTACGATGCGGTACAGGCAGAAATTGCGGCACTCAAGAAGATTACAGGCGATAAGATCTTAAAAGTGATCATTGAGACCTGCTATCTGACAGAGGAAGAAAAGATCGCGATGTGTAAAGCTGTGACAGCGGCGGGAGCAGATTACATCAAGACTTCCACCGGATTTGGAACAGCCGGAGCAACACTGGAAGACATCCGTTTATTTAGAGAGAATATCGGACCGGACGTAAAAATGAAAGCAGCGGGCGGAGTCAAGACAGTGGCTGATATGGAAGCATTCCTGGAAGCAGGATGTGATAGAATTGGTACCAGCTCTGCAATTCAACTGATTCAGGGCGAACAGACCAGTGGATATTAA
- a CDS encoding pyrimidine-nucleoside phosphorylase, translating into MRMYDLIMKKRNGEALNHQEIQYLVEEYVAGNIPDYQMSAFLMAVYFQGMTEEETLAMTLAVAHSGDMVDLSGIEGTKVDKHSTGGVGDKTTLIIAPIVAACGAKVAKMSGRGLGHTGGTVDKLESIPGLRTTLTREEFFEVVNKTGVSVIGQSGNLAPADKKLYALRDVTATVDSIPLIAVSIMSKKLAAGNDCILLDVKTGSGAFMKTLEDSVALAKEMVSIGENAGKRTVALITNMDIPLGHNIGNSLEVIEAVETLKGNGPQDLTVVCMHLASNMLYLAGKGTLDECKSMVKEVIANGKALEHLAAMVRAQGGDDAVIWDTQKFAKAPYSYEVCAKESGYITFMDTESCGIASAMLGAGRETKDSGIDFAAGIIIHKKVGDYVEKGESLATMYASREELFEAAAKRYLSAVTQKSIRAEEEKLVYARVTKEQVEYF; encoded by the coding sequence ATGAGAATGTATGACCTGATCATGAAAAAAAGAAACGGAGAAGCTTTAAACCACCAAGAGATTCAGTATCTGGTAGAAGAATACGTAGCGGGAAATATTCCTGATTATCAGATGTCTGCATTTTTGATGGCAGTGTATTTTCAGGGAATGACAGAGGAAGAGACACTTGCCATGACACTGGCAGTGGCTCATTCCGGGGATATGGTAGATCTTTCCGGGATTGAAGGAACTAAGGTGGATAAACATTCTACCGGTGGAGTCGGAGACAAGACTACACTGATCATTGCACCGATTGTAGCGGCATGTGGTGCAAAAGTGGCAAAAATGTCCGGTCGGGGTCTGGGACATACCGGAGGAACTGTAGATAAACTGGAATCGATTCCCGGACTTCGGACGACTCTGACAAGAGAAGAATTTTTTGAGGTAGTAAATAAGACGGGAGTCAGTGTAATCGGACAGTCCGGCAATCTGGCTCCGGCAGATAAAAAACTGTATGCGCTTCGGGATGTGACAGCGACTGTGGACAGTATTCCACTGATCGCAGTTTCCATTATGAGTAAAAAGCTGGCAGCCGGAAACGACTGTATCCTGTTGGATGTCAAGACTGGAAGCGGAGCTTTTATGAAGACACTGGAAGATTCCGTGGCACTTGCAAAAGAGATGGTCTCCATTGGGGAAAATGCAGGAAAACGTACGGTTGCCCTGATTACCAATATGGACATTCCGCTGGGACATAATATCGGAAACAGCCTGGAAGTGATCGAGGCAGTGGAGACACTCAAAGGAAACGGACCACAGGATCTGACAGTGGTTTGTATGCATCTTGCCTCTAATATGCTCTATCTGGCAGGAAAAGGAACGCTGGATGAGTGTAAGAGTATGGTAAAAGAAGTGATCGCAAACGGGAAGGCACTGGAGCATCTGGCAGCTATGGTGAGAGCCCAGGGCGGTGATGATGCGGTGATCTGGGATACGCAGAAGTTTGCAAAAGCTCCATATTCTTATGAAGTTTGCGCGAAGGAATCTGGATATATTACATTTATGGATACGGAGAGCTGTGGAATCGCTTCTGCAATGCTGGGAGCCGGAAGAGAGACGAAAGACAGTGGGATTGATTTCGCGGCAGGTATTATCATTCACAAAAAAGTGGGAGATTATGTGGAAAAAGGCGAGTCTCTGGCGACTATGTATGCTTCCAGAGAAGAATTATTTGAAGCGGCAGCGAAGCGTTATTTGTCAGCAGTGACACAAAAAAGTATACGTGCAGAAGAGGAAAAGCTTGTTTACGCACGTGTTACAAAAGAGCAGGTAGAGTATTTTTAA
- a CDS encoding ABC transporter permease, with product MNVAYFVVQQTMYFAIPLLIVAIGAMYSERSGVINIALEGIMVMGAFAGIFFINIFQGTLSGQGLFLLAMLVAGLTGGLFSLLHAFASINMKADQTISGTALNLFAPAFAIFTARMIQGMQQIQFTDTFHINKVPVLGDIPVIGDLFFQNCYISTYIGILIFAVAAFVIKNTRFGLRLRACGEHPGAADSVGVNVYKIRYAGVIISGVLGGIGGLIFVVPTSTNFNASVAGYGFLAIAVLIFGQWRSNKILMAAFFFGIMKTLSSAYSTIPFLKSLPIPNEVYKMIPYIATLVVLAFFSKNSQAPKAEGIPYDKGSR from the coding sequence ATGAATGTAGCATATTTCGTTGTACAGCAGACGATGTATTTTGCCATTCCGCTTTTGATCGTTGCAATCGGAGCAATGTATTCGGAACGAAGCGGTGTGATCAATATCGCACTGGAAGGTATCATGGTCATGGGAGCCTTTGCGGGGATCTTCTTTATCAATATTTTCCAGGGGACATTAAGTGGTCAGGGATTGTTCCTGCTCGCCATGCTGGTAGCGGGACTGACCGGAGGACTGTTTAGTCTTCTGCATGCATTTGCTTCGATCAATATGAAAGCAGATCAGACCATCAGCGGTACGGCGCTGAACCTCTTTGCACCGGCTTTTGCGATTTTTACAGCACGTATGATCCAGGGAATGCAGCAGATCCAGTTTACGGACACATTCCATATCAATAAAGTGCCGGTATTGGGAGATATTCCGGTAATCGGAGATTTGTTCTTCCAGAATTGCTATATTTCTACTTATATTGGAATCCTGATTTTTGCGGTAGCCGCATTTGTGATCAAAAACACAAGATTCGGACTCCGACTGCGCGCCTGTGGAGAACATCCGGGAGCAGCAGATTCTGTGGGAGTCAACGTCTACAAAATTCGTTATGCCGGAGTGATTATTTCCGGTGTACTCGGAGGAATCGGAGGACTGATCTTTGTTGTTCCGACTTCTACAAACTTCAATGCAAGTGTAGCCGGATACGGATTTTTGGCAATCGCGGTTCTGATCTTCGGACAGTGGCGAAGCAACAAGATTTTAATGGCAGCATTCTTCTTTGGAATCATGAAAACACTCTCCAGTGCATACTCTACGATTCCATTCCTGAAATCACTGCCGATACCGAATGAGGTATACAAGATGATTCCTTATATTGCAACACTGGTTGTTCTGGCATTCTTCTCCAAGAATTCACAGGCTCCGAAAGCAGAGGGAATCCCATATGACAAGGGAAGCAGATAG
- a CDS encoding ABC transporter permease, which yields MKIKNLFKGEGFVNFSSSILAIVCGLLFGLIILLISNPSQAFGGFMMIIQGGFTDGMQGFGQVLYMATPLIMTGLSVGFAFKTGLFNIGASGQFTAGAFAAVYVGVKFTFLPPGVHCLAALLAAILAGALWGMVPGLLKAFFNVNEVISSIMMNYIGMYLTNMLIQNTVYDQVKNQSMAVAEGANLPKGGLDKLFPGASINVGILIAIGCVILIYILLNKTIFGYELKACGMNPDASRYAGINEKRNIVLSMVIAGALSGLGGALLYLANSGKYMQVLDVIAPEGFSGISVALLGLSNPIGILFAGLFIGYITVGGNNMQLFDFAPEVIDIIIAAIIYCGALSLLFKNTIYKFQMRKAKKAEKKSGTDRAGKEGQS from the coding sequence ATGAAGATTAAGAATTTGTTTAAAGGAGAAGGCTTTGTCAATTTCAGTTCCTCCATTCTTGCGATCGTCTGCGGTCTGTTGTTTGGTCTGATCATTCTTCTGATCAGTAATCCAAGCCAGGCATTCGGCGGATTTATGATGATCATTCAGGGTGGGTTTACGGATGGAATGCAGGGATTCGGACAGGTGCTGTATATGGCGACACCGCTGATCATGACAGGACTTTCCGTAGGATTTGCATTTAAGACCGGATTGTTTAATATCGGAGCGTCCGGACAGTTTACAGCCGGTGCGTTTGCAGCGGTATATGTGGGAGTCAAATTCACATTTCTCCCGCCGGGAGTTCATTGTCTGGCGGCACTTCTGGCAGCGATTCTGGCAGGAGCGCTCTGGGGCATGGTTCCTGGACTTTTAAAAGCATTTTTCAATGTAAATGAAGTAATTTCATCCATTATGATGAACTATATCGGAATGTATCTGACCAATATGCTGATTCAGAATACCGTATATGATCAGGTAAAGAATCAGTCCATGGCAGTAGCAGAGGGAGCAAATCTTCCGAAAGGCGGACTGGATAAACTGTTCCCGGGAGCAAGCATCAATGTCGGAATTTTGATCGCCATTGGATGCGTGATCTTAATTTACATTCTGTTGAATAAGACGATTTTCGGATACGAACTGAAAGCCTGCGGAATGAATCCGGATGCCAGCCGGTATGCAGGTATCAATGAAAAGCGCAATATCGTACTTTCCATGGTGATCGCAGGTGCGCTCTCCGGACTCGGCGGAGCACTGTTATATCTGGCAAACTCCGGAAAATATATGCAGGTACTGGACGTGATCGCACCGGAAGGATTCTCCGGAATTTCCGTTGCACTGCTCGGACTTTCCAATCCGATCGGAATTTTATTTGCAGGACTTTTCATCGGATATATCACAGTAGGCGGAAACAATATGCAGCTGTTTGATTTCGCACCGGAAGTGATTGATATTATTATTGCAGCGATTATTTACTGCGGAGCGCTTTCCCTGTTATTTAAAAATACGATTTATAAATTTCAGATGAGAAAAGCGAAAAAGGCAGAGAAAAAATCAGGAACAGATCGTGCAGGGAAGGAGGGACAGTCATGA
- a CDS encoding ABC transporter ATP-binding protein, translating to MEYVIEMNHITKQFGNFKANDDITLQVKKGEIHALLGENGAGKSTLMSVLFGLYQPEEGEIRINGKTVNINNPNDANDLGIGMVHQHFKLVHNFTVLESIVLGRETTKMGVLKMDAARKKVMELSEKYKFKIDPDAYISDITVGMQQRVEILKMLYCDNDILIFDEPTAVLTPQEISELMKVMKQLIAEGKSIIFITHKLNEIKEVANRCSVLRKGKYIGTVEVAETSKEQMSEMMVGRKVNFIVDKPEMTPGEPVLEVKNLTVKSRHHGKAAVDNVSFQVRKGEILCVAGIDGNGQSELVYGITGLIPIEHGQVILNGKDITKESIRQKCLDGVAHIPEDRHKDGLVLDYTLQENLVLQSYYTRRFQNHGFLKFDAIRQYAKMLIEKFDIRSSQGEKSIARGMSGGNQQKAIIARELDRNPEIVIAVQPVRGLDVGAIEYIHKQLIEQRDAGKAVLLVSLELDEVMNVSDRIIVMYEGEIVADLDPKKITTEELGLYMAGAKRSVKNED from the coding sequence GTGGAATATGTAATTGAAATGAACCACATCACCAAACAGTTTGGAAATTTCAAAGCAAACGATGATATCACCCTCCAGGTAAAAAAAGGCGAGATCCACGCGCTGCTCGGTGAAAATGGAGCAGGAAAGTCAACACTGATGAGCGTTCTCTTCGGTCTGTACCAGCCGGAGGAAGGAGAGATCCGCATCAATGGGAAAACAGTGAACATCAACAACCCGAATGACGCCAATGATCTTGGAATCGGAATGGTACACCAGCACTTCAAGCTGGTACACAACTTCACAGTTCTGGAAAGTATTGTTCTGGGACGTGAGACAACAAAGATGGGTGTGCTCAAAATGGATGCAGCCCGTAAAAAAGTAATGGAGCTCAGTGAGAAGTACAAATTCAAGATCGATCCGGATGCGTATATTTCGGATATCACAGTTGGGATGCAGCAGAGAGTGGAGATCTTAAAGATGCTCTACTGCGACAATGATATCCTGATCTTTGACGAGCCGACAGCAGTTCTGACACCACAGGAAATCAGTGAACTGATGAAGGTGATGAAGCAGCTGATCGCAGAAGGAAAATCCATTATCTTTATCACACATAAGCTCAATGAGATCAAAGAAGTTGCAAATCGATGCAGTGTTCTGAGAAAAGGAAAATACATCGGAACTGTCGAGGTGGCAGAGACATCCAAAGAGCAGATGTCTGAGATGATGGTCGGACGCAAGGTCAACTTTATCGTAGACAAACCGGAGATGACACCGGGAGAACCGGTTCTGGAAGTGAAAAATCTGACTGTAAAATCCAGACATCATGGAAAAGCTGCGGTTGACAATGTATCTTTCCAGGTAAGAAAAGGCGAGATTCTCTGCGTGGCAGGTATTGACGGAAACGGACAGTCTGAGCTGGTATATGGAATCACAGGTCTGATACCGATCGAGCATGGACAGGTGATCTTAAATGGAAAGGATATCACCAAAGAGAGTATTCGTCAGAAATGTCTGGACGGAGTGGCGCATATTCCGGAAGATCGTCACAAAGACGGACTGGTTTTAGATTACACACTTCAGGAAAACCTGGTTCTGCAGTCTTACTATACCAGGAGATTCCAGAATCACGGCTTTTTAAAATTTGATGCGATTCGTCAGTATGCGAAAATGCTGATCGAGAAATTTGATATCCGTTCCAGTCAGGGGGAGAAGAGTATTGCCAGAGGCATGTCGGGAGGAAATCAGCAGAAAGCGATTATTGCCAGAGAGCTGGACCGTAATCCGGAAATTGTCATTGCAGTACAGCCGGTACGAGGTCTGGACGTAGGTGCGATCGAGTACATCCACAAACAGCTCATTGAGCAGCGGGACGCAGGAAAGGCAGTTCTTCTCGTTTCACTGGAACTGGATGAGGTGATGAATGTCAGTGACAGGATCATCGTCATGTACGAGGGTGAGATTGTTGCAGATCTGGATCCGAAGAAGATTACGACAGAAGAACTCGGACTTTACATGGCAGGAGCGAAAAGGAGTGTGAAGAATGAAGATTAA